The window CAGACAGCTGCCCACTGAGACAAATCCACTTGGGGCTGTGCAGAGTTAGCAAACACCGCTGGGGTGATACTAGTGGTGCAGAGGTGTTCAGCTTGGCTCTTGGTCACaaacagagagaagcagcatgAGTCCAGACAACTAAAAAGTACTGCTGATGCCCTCCAAATGAGGGCTTGTGTGTAACCTGGGTTGGAAGGTGCTGGTTGTGTCCTAATGGCTAGAAGTGCACGtgcgcgtgtgtgtgtgtggaatgGTGGTCGCTTATTGATgaggtggtttgggttttttctgtgtttgcagaggAACCTGTTGGAGGAAGATTCAGATGAAGAGGAGGACTTTTTCTTGTGAGTTTCTGAATGGCTGCTGTAGGGAATGTGATGTCTCAACTGCCTCCATCTCTGAGGCTGGAGGTGTCCAGTACCACCAACTGCTCCCTGCCATTTAGGTGGGGGCTTGGGAATCAAAACCTTTGATTCCTTTGAGATAATCTCCCAGAGCCTTGGCATCGAGTGTGAATTAAGACTTAAGAAGTGTGGCCTGTATGGGAGTGGGCTGCCCCAGGTAGCCTAAGACATGGGAGGAACTGATGTGAGGTATGAGAACAATCCTCCATCCACGAGGTGTTGATTCTCTCTTGTATATCTTTTGAGTCTAGtttcaaaacatgttttcatcTTCCATCCTGATTGTTCTTCTTTCTGCCTGCAGGAGAGGGCCTTCTGGACCAAGATTTGGACCCAGGAATGACAAGATCAGGCAGTAAGTTGTTGTTCCTCAGTGTCACATAGTTAATATTTATCTTGGCACTGCAAACTCCTGCTGCTGTCTCACCCAAGTGTTGTTCTGGATATGAACATGGCTGGTGCTTGCTTTCTCCTAATTGACGTTTCTTGCACTACCTGACCACATCTAAGGGAAATCTCAAATTTGATCCAAGCTGTCAAGAAATTATGCATTGACAGAGCTGAAGGGATAGGATTGTATAGCAGAAGCTTAGTGGAGTTTCTGCATGCCTTGCTCTGTTCTGGTGATGACCTGTTCCATGCTTTTAAGAGGCTCTTTTTCTAGAGCATTAACCCTGAATTTCAACCTTTGCTAGCACCATTTTTTATGGTTTCATTgatctttcttcttcctgtaaCTTGCTCATTAACGTTTCAAGAAAGCAAGTGGTCAGGAGCACACCAGGACCATGTTTTTTGTGCAGCAGCTGACCCTCTGGTCTCCTCCAGATAAGAACCTGAGATAGGTGACCTGGAAATGAGCAATGACTCAGTGGGGTCAAAGCAGTTGGAAAACAGGAAGCCATTTCAGGTGGAGGAGGATTATTGACTGTATTAGTGCAGGGAGGAAGGAGTAAACACTTGGGATCCTTCTCCCACCAAGTCATTTCCTGGATGATTCTTgttctgggctccagtttgTCCTGCCCTTTCTTATGAGGGATACAATGGTGGTAATTTAATAGGTGGGGGGGGTGATATTCCCAGACCCCTGGTTTGTGTTGcactcttttcctttgctgaccTCCATGGAGCTCGAACACTGAGATCTGTGCAGGGACTGATGACCTGGCATTATTCAGCCTGGGATGTCTTGTTTTGTGTGCAGCCTGAGTGTTGCCCTTCATTAGGGATGCTTTCCATGCTGGGAAGAAGCCAGTGCAGCTCCCAGGTGACTCATTGCTAACGTCAGCATCAGGCAGTGCTTGCTGCTTACCTGGAGGGCCGAAGTGCACTGGAGTTACACAAGAGGCAGCAGGTCAGTCACTGTGCCCTGAGTTCTCAGGGGTGTCTGTTCCCTACAGGGTGTCAGGATGCTGTTGAAAGAGGTGCACTGGTCCTTACAGTAAGCCAGTCTGTCTCCCTTCTAGGGCAGTGCCACGCTGGCCTGGAGTGAATGGGAAGGGTGGGAATGTTTTCATGAGTGGGGTTCTGCCCCTGTAAAAAGCTGAAGAGGGGGTGATGTCTACCCCTTCATCCTCTTCGGCCGTCCCTGCATGGTGAGGAAAAAGAGGAGCTGTCTTGGCCAGGCAGAAGGGAGCAGGGACTTAGGTAGAGGATAGCACCACAGTtgtgaagagagaaagaaaaattaaagaagaattCACCCAGGAGCTGGTGGGTTCACAGGTATGATGTGACTAATGCCCAGCACACCTGAGGCTTAGCTGTTGCCAGAGAATGCCTCTCTAGAGGATCTGGTATGGAATATGTCCCTTGGGGTAGCAAGTGGCTACACCTATCTAGTACCTAGAGcatctgttttgaaataataCCTATTTTTTGCTATCATCAAAGATGGTTGCTTTGCTTAATAAGCACTTACAGCTTGCAATCATCATCTCATGTTATGGAGCTTATTATTAAGTTTCTGATCAGACCAGCCCTTGTGGTGATGAATTAGTGCCTGGTCTTGGAATGATGCAGTTTGCTCTGGTTTCaactgaggaggaaaaggagggttGGATTGCTGTTGAAATGCTGTAAGGAAAAGACGTTTTAAGGAGGAATTTGAGCATTTGGAGAGCTGAGGCATAGCTGGGCAACACTAGAGAGACTATGGCTGTACAGTGCTGGAGGTGTGAAGATAGGCATAAAAGGAAACTGGATGGAGGACTGGCTAGAGGAAAAAGTGATGGGATTATGGGAGCAAAGGTGTGGAATATGTTGAATGTGAGGGGCAAGACTGGAAACATTTCCTAGCTGTCCTTGGCAGTGAAGGGGCTTGGGTCAGGGTGGAGAGTTTGGCAGCAGAGACCCTTGAAGCTGGCTCAGTTGCAAAACAAGGTGGTGGGGAACACTGCAAACCTTGTAGGAGAAGGAGGAGAGTTAGAGCCAGCAGTAATGGCAGAAGAAACCATGACAGTCTGCTCCGTGCTGTATTTTGTCCATGTCTGGGGTTTCAGGCTCTGTTGTCCCAAAAGCTGCTTGGTTGGGGTGGAAAGCTCCTCTGGTGACTAAGTGGCCACATGGTAGCCCTCAGGCTCCTCCCTCGAGTCCTCTGGGCTGGAGCTGAAAGTTAGCTTATAACAGGCTCTTATCCTTTATCccaaagttaaaaataacaagtaGTTGATGTCCCAATCTGCCTTTACTTCCAGGCCTTGTGAGAAGTCTTGAATGTGTGTAGTAAGAGCTCTTAGTGCCTTTTCAGGGGAAGGTGGGACATTCATATTTCACTTGGGTTTCTTTTATACAGAGCCTTTCATTACAGATCATTGTTTCCAAAATCCCCACCTTTTCTGTGCTCCTTGAATTCCTTCACTGCTGATGTTTCTGCTTTGGGGCAATTGTGCTTCTGGGTTTGGGTTCCTGCTTGTGCTAGTGAAGAGGTTCAGCATGCTGCTATGGTTCTCCAGGAGCCAGGTCTTGGTCCCTGTGATTCCTcccttgtgctgctggggatggcGAGCATCCCTGGCCTCGGGGCTCAGCCCTGGTGGCTCTGGCTGCAAGCTCCAAATTATagccagaggaggaggaaaggattGGGGAATGGTTTAAAGGCAAGAGTTGACAGCAGCTTGCCGGAGCCTCGCTGCTCATTTGCAGGTGGCTGGATGTGACCCTATCCATATGCCAGGCTTTCATTTGAAGGTGATTCCAAGACCATCTTGTCAGGCATCGTTGTTGGGTATAATCCTTTAAGGACTGAAAGATTCAGGGCAGGATCAACTGCTGTCTTCCTCACAGTCAGGACGAAGCAGCAACTTAAAAGTGGGGATTTGTGGCACAGTTCAGCACAGATACCCTGTTGTTGGGTACAGCAGGGCTGTCTGCTGGGGGAACCTCAGGAGTGCTGTCTGGGGCTGGCCTCCTGCCTTTGCACCATCTCTCCAGCTTGGCTCTCCATCCTGTTCCCTCATCTCTGGGTTACTGCCACAATGAGGGGCGTTTGGGTGTAATTTGCAACAAAATACACCGTACTATTAATGTTGCTGGGGTGGAAAATAGAAGTGTGTCATTCTGGCTGTAAACAGGCAGCTTGGAGACCACAAGTGGCCTTGAGCAGCACATCCCACGGTGTGTGCACGACCTGTTTACAGCCTCTGAAGAATGCAGCACTGTTGTTAGCCCAACACCGTGAccagcccagggaggttttCAGTAGCTAACCCAGTGCAGCCAAAATGGAAAGGCTTATTCTTCCTGCTCTGGGCCCAGCAAAGCACAAGAAAAGAGGAGTCTTAAACCAAGCTAAGCACCACTGGGTCTCTTGTGTGCACTTTCCCTCCCTTGTCAGAAGCATAATATTTGCAGTAATTagcaagaagaaagaagagttgTGGGagatttattttatgcttttgtcTTGCTCCCTTTCCTGGCAGgtatttattctattttgtttctcttggaAATCTGGCAGGAGTGAAGCACATGAAATGTGTGTGTCAAAAGCTAGTAGCTCCCTAACAGGAAATAGACTCCGTTTTACAGGATTCGTTCTCTCTTgccaaataaaacaagaaaatattttcttcttgatgtGACTTGAGTTTCCAACCCCAAGCACGCCAAACTAGTTGGGAATTCTTGGATCTTCTCTGAAGCTGCAGGACTAAGGCATTGGCTGGGCATCTTTCAGCCCCTTCCTGGAGAGGCATCTCTTGCAGGAGTTATGGCAGGAGAGAAAGCAAGGACTGCCTTAGGGTCTGTCTAAGGCACTATGTGGAGATGAAGCTTCATTTCCTCAgtttgtcttttccttcctgtttttgttgttggttttttcccccccctagAGTTCTCTCTGACATCAAATGCCAAAAGGTATTGGGGTGCTCAAATGTGTCTGTGTTCCGTAGGAGTTTAACACCTCGACATTTTTGAGAGTTTAAGGCTTGatttctctgttcctctgttCTCTTCAGGACAGCCAACAGCATGCCCAGGCTGTGGGCAGGTAGCAAAGACATGCTGTGTTTCACCAGCAGCTCAAGGGAGAAGAGGTGGGATGCTGAGAAGCAGCTTGGGCAGTGGGGGGTCTGTGCTCCATAGCTCTCTCCAAAATACCActacacagcagagcagcttgaATTTACAAACTTGCCCACCCTGCCTGGAATGCTTAGGGATGCCCCAGGAGTGCAGCAAGTGTGTCTCAAGGCTCCCACATGTCCTGGTGGGGATATGGGTGGTGTTGCATTGTGCTGCACGTTCCTGGATGCCTTCTAACCTTGAGTGCTTCTACATGTTAGTTGTATGAAAACCTTGGTTACAAATCTGTTGTAGGAGGATATCTCTTTATTTTGAAGCTGGTAAATGTCTTTAGAAACATTTACACACTGCACGTGTAGTCTTCTGCCTGTGAAACTGATGCTTAAGGCCTTAAGAGGTTTTTCCAAGTTGGCTCATTTGGATTAgcagatgtttctgcttttcctcctgccccaggcagtAGCAGCgctgctggcagctcagagctggggcTTTCGTGCTGAGGTCAGGAAACCCCCTTGCAGAGCGTGCCTCCTCCTCACCTCTTGACCAGGGACCTCACCTCTGccccagggaagggccacaggcCTGTGCACGTCCTACGTGAGGAGCTTTGCTCCACAGGGTACCACCGTGTGTCTCCTGGGCAGCATCTGCCATGGTCCTTAGTGCCAGCTTCTGTGCTTTCCCAATGGTGGCAGCTCTGCCACTTgcctctctttttaaaaaaaatccaacatgcTTGATCAGAACAGATCCATTGGCAGGGGGCAGGTTTCTCCTGAGAGGTATTTGGGGGGATCGTCTGTGTCTTTCCCATCCAGACaacaggctcctggcaggagctgccattGATGtggaaggcaggagctgccactgCACAGCGTAGGTAGGCGCAGAGATGCTGCTCCCACAGACCCTgatgcagcacagggaaggaggtTCCTTTCTTGCAATGTCCTACATAAAGCAAGTTTTTACATGTGCTGTTGGAGTCCAGCATGTGCTATACAAGGGCTTTTGAGTCAGAAATTGGCTTCAGAGGGGTTGCCTGGCTGTTCCAGCTCTGGAGGCTGCAGTGCAGTGGTGCTACAGAGCCCAACCTGAAATACTAAGATGGGAAGCCCCTTCATATTCAAAGCTATGGAGCTCTTTCTAGAACTTTCTGAggagaaaaggctttttcttttaatgactTGCCTTGTCTGGTTTTGGAACCATGAGTGTGAGCAAGGCATGTGCTTTTCCATTGTGACCACTGTTGCTCATTGGGTCTGCTCCTTGTGGGTGTCTCGGTGTAAGTGTCTGGTTGGCAACAGGCATGTAGCTGGTAGGGAGACAGGATAAACAGGTCAGTGCAAGCCTGTGTTTTGTGTGGGTGTGAGGACAATGTGGCTGGATAATTTGGGGAGCAGGATAGTGCAGCTGTTAGGCTGGTGCTAAGGGTGAGGTGCTGGCAATCCTGCCTCCTGGGGacaccagtgctgctctgttAATAGAAGATGTGCATTCTGGACAACGTGGATTGCTACTGAAGTGGCCTCTTCATGCTGCATATTTAGCAAATAATGGATGCTTTTTGGTACGTTTAAAGTGATTTAGTGTTTTTAATCAATACAACCAAAGTCACCAAACCTAAGATTTATACAGGGTGAGTGACCTGCAgctatttctgtttccttacCCTGTGTGTAGTGTTGCCTCCAAGACATTGCTGTTGCCATTTATTTGCTGGGAACGGTATGTCTCAAACAAGGTATTGTCTCCCTAGGGCCCCAAgaaatttcttatttctgtctCCAGGAAAATTAAAGTGTGTTCgctccaaaataaaaatcagaatctAGCAGTATTTTTCCACcaggagaatttttttcttttaccaatGTGGCTTTTTTATGAAGTGAGTAACTGCATTTGTAATAACCTTGCGGGTTCAGCTACCGTTCAGTGACTACTCATGGAGTTGTGTAACCTGTGAGAAGATGGATTATAATAAGTTGGTTTAGTTCATATCAGCCATTTCTTTACTGTCCTCTTGGTGCCCCTGGCAGAGTGTGCTTAATTTAGCAACTCAATTCCCAGAGCAGGGAGTGCACCTTGCTTTGATTTCACCCCAAGTTATTTAGCAAAGGTGCAGTGTGAGGTTCTGTGAAATCTGGAAAGATAAGTTGTGggttttggaggggtttttttcccccttgatGTGAGCTCTTCTACAACAGAGGTGCCTGCCAACagaaattgctgctttttcttactGCATTTGTGTGTTAAAGGTGTTAATGGAGGGTGCACTGCTTCTGATGACTACCCGGTGCTCTCTTTGAGCCCCTTGTGTTCCCTCACTCTCCATGGGATTGCCAGGGCAGGTGCTTTCTTGGCATCCCATCAACCTCCCTCCTCTGTTGTCCCCATTGATTTTTTGTTGGTGAGTTCTTGGACCCTGTCAGCCTGGATGCCTCTGAGCAatggctggtgctgcagagcagctggtggtgATTGCTTCTGCTCCTCatgctgcctttgctctgctctaGTGTCCAGAACCAGGTGGACGAAGTCATCGACGTTATGCAGGAGAACATCACAAAGGTGATCGAAAGAGGCGAGCGGCTGGATGACCTGCAGGATAAATCAGGTGCGACGCTaaatgcagctctgctgacctCTTCTCCACGTCTCTTCCCTGTTGCTGGGTCAGGGGTTTCAGTTCAGAAAGTGCCTAATGACAGACCTGGGCTTGAATTTGCATCCTTGGCTGGTGGTGTTTCCCAACCTGGGGCTGCAGATCTGACCTTCTGCCGACATTCTTGTCCTTCCacctttgccttctgcttctctgcacagAGGCTTTAGCTTGGAGGCATCTGGGTGCTGTGATCTAGTTGGTCCTTCAAGCTAAGGTAGATTGGTCTGTCTCCCAGTGGCTCTGGGCACTTCAGCTGTCCACTCCCTTTCTGGCTCACAGGGTAAATTCCTGTCCTCAGAGGGCAGCCAGCACAAAGGGGGCTCAGTGGGACTCACAGGCCTGTGTGTGCTCTACTGAAGGGCGTCACattggcagctgctgtggctttggTGAATCACCCTGTGGTTGGGTCTTTTCCCCTAATGCTGAGTTTTATTGCTTACAGCTCCATGGAGTTAGTGGAGCGAGTGGATGCCCTGCCTGTGTGTACACTGCTGAAttgcctcttttcttcctttcaataGAAAGTTTATCAGACAATGCAACAGCTTTTAGCAACAGAGCCAAGCAGCTTCGGAGACAGATGTGGTGGCGAGGCTGCAAGGTAAGCAAGAACTGGAAGAGGCAGGGGTGGGTTTGTAGATGGGTGGTTACTTGCCCTTCCctgggaggagatggagaagctCTGCTTTCTAGCTGAAAAGAGGCTGAAAGGCAGAggcctcctttcaggtagaaGCAGCTACATGTGGCACCCCGTGTAACACATCTCTGTGCTCCCCTTGCAGATGAAGGCAATCATAGCGTTGGTGACAGTCATTCTCCTGCTTGTGATCATTGGTGAGTAGCTCCAGGTCACCCCAGCCATTGAAATATTCATGACACTCCACATCATGAGTGGCACTGTGGGACTCTTGTCCCTGGGGGACATTCCCATTGGGCTTTGCTCTGCGTTAAGCAGTCATAAAAGGTCCCTGAAGACCACTCCgtgctgctcttctgcaagGCTGAAGcatgcaggcagaggagcaggctcAAGCCAAGTCCTGCTGACTGTGGCCAAACAAAACCAACGTTGCCCTGCCAATATTGTACTGATCCAGGGTTGGCACTCACTGATCCTGAGGCTGG of the Apus apus isolate bApuApu2 chromosome 7, bApuApu2.pri.cur, whole genome shotgun sequence genome contains:
- the VAMP4 gene encoding vesicle-associated membrane protein 4, with the protein product MPPKFKRHLNDEEVTGSVRSERRNLLEEDSDEEEDFFLRGPSGPRFGPRNDKIRHVQNQVDEVIDVMQENITKVIERGERLDDLQDKSESLSDNATAFSNRAKQLRRQMWWRGCKMKAIIALVTVILLLVIIVPIVLKYHT